ACTTTCCATCACTTCTTGGATGTCATGTAGCTTGTGCATCTATAAAAACTAAAAAACCTGTACAACTTGTATTAGATAGAAATGAAGATGTAGCTGTAACACCAAAGAGACACCCCTCTAAAGTTAAATTAAAAAGTTATATAGATGAAAACCATAAAATCTTAGGTATGGATGTTGATATAAAGGTAGATTGTGGTCCTTATTCAGGACTATCTAATATAGTTCTTCAAAGAACTATGTTTGCTGCAATAGGTGTATATAATGTTGAAAATGTTTTCGTAAAGGGAAAATCCGTTGCAACAAACAATATCATGTGTGGTGGCTTTAGAGGATTTGGAGCTCCTCAGGCCTTTGTAGCATTAGAACTTCATATGGAACATATAGCAAATAAACTAGGAGTAGATTCATTAGAGTTAAAAATGAAGAACTTAGTTAAAAAAGGAGATAAATCTTCAACTGGAGGTACCTTTAGAGAAAATATATTACTTCCAGAAATTATAGATAGAGTAATGGAAATGTCCTCATATAAAGAAAGGAAAAAGAAATTAGAAGAAGAAAGAAAAGAGGGTAAATTAAAGGGACTTGGTATGTCTATATTCTTTCATGGTGGTGGATTTACAGGTAGTGGAGAGAGAGATCATATAAAAGCTAAAGTAAAACTTGTAAAACATCCAGATGAAAGGGTAGAGGTTCTTATTGCCAATGTTGAAATGGGTCAAGGAGTTCAAACATCTATGAGAAAAATAGTTGCAAAGGCTCTTAATATACCTGTTGAAAGAACAATTCATGAAAATCCAGATACAGATAGAGTGCCAGATTCAGGGCCAACTGTTGCATCTAGAACTACTATGGTTGTTGGAAAATTATTATATGATGCAGCACTTAAATTAAAAGAAAGATGGAATGAAAGTGATAGAGTTGAGGTAATGACTCAATATAAACATCCTGAAGGATTCTCTTGGGATGATAATAACTTTGTTGGTGATGCGTATAACTCTTATTCCTGGGGATCTAATATAGTTGAACTTGAAGTTGACCCCCTAACTTATCAAACAAAAATACTAAATGTTTGGTCTGTATTTGATATAGGTAATGCAATTGATGAGAGAATTGTTAAAGGTCAAATAGATGGGGGAGTCCTTCAAGGTCTTGGTTATGCTGGAATTGAAGTTATGACCTCCTCAAAGGGACTTTTAAATCAAAGAACAAGTACAGATTATACAATTCCAACATCAAAGGATACTCCAAATATGGAAAGTGATTTAGTTTGTGAGCCTTATTATAATGGTCCCTTTGGTGCTAAAGCTGTAGGAGAACTTACCTTTATTGGAGCTGCCCCTGCCTATGCTTTAGCTGTAGAAAATGCAATTGGAAAGGAAATAAACAAAATTCCTTTAACACCAGAATACCTAATGGAGGTAATGAATGATGATAAATAAGATAAAGTTTACACTAAATTTTGAAAAGGTTGAAATAAAAACAAGTGCCGTTAGAAGACTTCTTGATGTTTTAAGGGAGGACTTTGATCTAAAGGGGGTAAAGGAAGGCTGTGGGGAAGGAGAATGTGGAGCTTGTGCTGTATTAATGAATGGTAAGATTGTACATTCTTGTATGGTACCCATAGGACAGGTTGAAGGTAAAGAAATTATTACAATAGAAGGACTTCAGAAAACTCCTAGGTATAATATTTTAAAAGAAAGTTTTGAAGATGCTGGTGCTGTTCAATGTGGATTTTGTACTCCAGGGATGATAATTGCATCAGAAGCATTACTAAGGGAATATCCAAAACCAACGGATGAACAAATAAGAGAAGGTATATCAGGTAATCTTTGTAGATGTACAGGGTATAACATGATTATAGATGCTGTAAAACTTGCATCTAAAAGAGGTGATGGGTTATGGTAGAAGCTTACAGACCAGAGACTTTAAAAGAAGCTCTAGACTTAATAAAGGAAAAAGATATTATATTAATCTCTGGTGGAACTGATTTAATGGTAAAAAGAAAAAGATGTTCTGGAGTAGAACCATTATTTGATAAACCTGTGGTATTTATTAAAGATTTAAAGGAACTTAAAAATATTACTTTTAAAGATGGAGTTTTAACTATTGGTTCTGCCTGTACTTGTAGTGAAATTGCAAATAGTCCTTTAGTTCCAGATTACTTAAAAAAAGTAGTATTATCTATGGCATCACCAGGTATAAGAAATATGGCAACTATAGGTGGCAATATATGCAACTCATCTCCTGTTGGAGATACCCTTCCAGCATTATATGCCCTTGAAGCTTCCCTTATTTTAGAAAGTTTTAGGGGAAGACGTGAAATTCCTATAAATAAGTTTATTGTTGGGCCTGGAAGAAATATTAAAGAAAAAGATGAGATATTAAGGGAAATTAAACTAAATATAAAAGACTTTAATAAAATTCTCCACAGAAAGGTAGGTACTAGAAATTCTATAGCCTTAGCTAAACTATCCTTTATGGGACTTTCAAAGGTTGTAGATGGAAAAATAAAAGATATACGCCTTGCCTTTGGAGCTGTTGGCCCAACTATAATAAACAGTAAAGAATTAGAAAGGGAAATTATTAAAAAAGGTGTAATTAATAAAGAAGATATAGAAGAAATAAAAGAAAAATATTCAAAAATAATAAAGCCTATAGATGACCAAAGATCAAAGGCTAACTATAGAAAAGGGGTTTGTCTTAACTTACTTGGATATTATTTAGAAAATTTAATGTAGAGAATAAACTTAGGTTGTTGTATAATTTACTTAATTGAATAAATAAATGTATTATTTTACATTTATTTTCAAGTAAAATTATTTAACAACCTAATATTAATTGGTTAAGTTTAAATAAATTAATTCTTTAAACTTAATCATTATTTAATTTTAGGGAAATGATAAAATACATTAATTGTAACAGGGGGAATTAAAATGATAGACGTATACGAAGAGATTTATAAGATGAAGGAAAAAGGACAAGAAGGGGTAGTTGTAACAGTAGTTCAAAGAAAAGGTCATGGACCTGCAAATGTAGGAAAAAAACTTTTAGTTTATTCAAATGGAGAAAAATTAGGAACTGTTGGTGGAGGAGAATTAGAGTATCTAGCTATAGAAAAAGCTAAAGAAGTTATGAAAACAAAAAAGCATTGTATGCAAAGTTATGACTTTACAGGAAAAGTAAAGGCTAAAGATGTTATAAATACAGATATGATTTGTGGTGGACTTGTTACTTTGTATTTTGAATATATACCTGTAAGTGAAAGAGTGTATATATTAGGAGCAGGTCATGTTGGAAAATGTTTAGGAGATGTTTTAGCTAGATTAGACTATAAAACTACAGTTATAGATGATAGAGAGGAAATTGCAGAAGAAGTTAATAAAAACCATGAAATTTTAGTTGGAGATTATGAAGAAGAAATAAAAAAGTTAGATATTAAAGAAGGAAGCTATATTATAATTACTGGTTATACCCATGAAGTAGATTATAAAATCTTAAAGGCAGTATATGAAAAAGATTGTAAGCCTAAATATATTGGAATGTTGGCCTCAAAGGTTAAAGGGAATTTTATGATTGATAAATTAAAGGAAGAAGTAAATAAAGAATTAGATTTAAGTATTCTTCATGCACCTATAGGACTTGATATTGGTGGTGATAAACCAGAGGAAATTGCAATATCTATACTGGCTGAAATACAAGCAGTGAGATATGATAAAAAAGGAAATAAACATATGACACAAAATTGGGCATAGTTAAAAATTAATTATTATCAAAATGATAATAAAATAAATAATTAAATATAGATGTATGTATATTAAAAGGATTCAAAAACCTGTTATCACAGTGATAATTTTTATCAAATTGATAACAGGTTTTTTATTTAAAATTTTTCAAGTCCTTATTTTATGGTGGATTTAAAGTTGGCACAAATAATGCTTATTAGATATTTATAGATAAGAAGGGAGGATTAAACATGGAAGAGGGAATTAAGTGGATAAAGAATAAAAAATCAAGACAAGAGGGGAAAAAAGCTTCAGTAGATTTTTTAAGTATTGAAGAACTTCAAAAGGTAAAGAAATTCCATGAAAGCTTTGATGTTTATTCAAAAACACCCCTTGCAAAACTAGATAATTTAGCAAAAAAATTAGGAGTTTCTGAAATTTTTGTAAAGGATGAGTCTTATAGATTTGGATTAAATGCTTTCAAAGTTTTAGGAGGTTCTTATGCTATAGGTAAGTTTATAGCAAAGGAACTGGGGGTGGATATAAAGGATATTAATTTTGAAAAGTTAAGAAGTGAAGAAACAAGAAAAAAAATAGGACAAATAACCTTTACTACTGCAACAGATGGAAATCATGGTAGAGGAGTTGCCTGGGCTGCACAGCAATTAGGTCAAAAGGCTGTAGTTTATATGCCTAAAGGCTCATCAAAGACAAGACTTAACAATATAAAAGCAACTGGTGCTGAGGCCTTTATAACTGATATGAATTATGATGATGCTGTTAGATTATCCTTAAAAAATGCAAATAAGTATGGATGGAAAATAATTCAGGATACTGCTTGGGAAGGATATGAAGATGTACCAGTTTGGATTATGCAAGGATATGCAACTATGATTATTGAAGCCATTGAGCAAATGAATGGAATTGGAGTAGAAAGACCAACCCATGTATTTGTTCAAGCTGGAGTAGGTTCTCTTGCTGGAGCTGTACAGGGAGTTTTAGCTTCTTATTATAAAGAAAATAGACCTATTACAGCAGTTGTTGAACCACATGAGGCTAATTGTATGTACAGATCAGCTGTAAATGGAAAAATAACAAATGTTGGAGGGGATATGCCTACAATAATGGCTGGACTTGCTTGTGGAGAACCAAATCCTATAGGTTGGGGAATTTTAGATTCTTATAGTGATATTTTTGTATCATGCCCAGATAACATTGCAGCTGAAGGAATGAGAGTCCTTGGTAATCCTCTTAAAGGTGATGATAGGGTAATATCAGGGGAATCAGGAGCTGTGCCAGCTGGATTTTTATATACTATTTTGAATGATGAAAAATACAAAGATATAAAAGAAGCATTAAAAATAGATGAAAACTCTAAAATACTTTTAATAAGTACAGAAGGAGATACTGACCCAGATAATTATAGAAAAATAGTATGGGATGGATGTCACCCTTATAAATGATTATTGATCTATTAATATATATTTATAGTAAAACCAATGCAAGTTAGGGTGAATGATTATGAATACAATTATAAAAAATGGAACTATAGTAACTGCCAGTGATGTTTATAAAGGGGATATATATATAGAAAATGGAATTATTAAAGAAATAGGTCTTAAACTACAAATAGATTGTGAAAATGTAATTGATGCAAAGGGTAAGTATGTAATTCCAGGGGGAATAGATGTACACACTCACCTAAACATAG
This genomic stretch from Clostridium novyi harbors:
- a CDS encoding xanthine dehydrogenase family protein molybdopterin-binding subunit, with product MDNISKPIKRFDTADKIAGTAKYVADFKFDDMLYARTFRSTEARARIKSRKYPKLEEGYFIVDKDDVPGENIVHVVFDDQPCFADKVVNYIGEPILLVVGKDKEKILDIMSKIEIEYEKLDPILSIEEGINPKNPIYGEKNCFADYKYKKGSLEDIKKTAKYVIEGEYETGYQEHIYLEPQGAIGVYKNGKVTVYSTMQCPYFVKGAVEKCLGFPEDKVQVIQTVTGGGFGGKEDFPSLLGCHVACASIKTKKPVQLVLDRNEDVAVTPKRHPSKVKLKSYIDENHKILGMDVDIKVDCGPYSGLSNIVLQRTMFAAIGVYNVENVFVKGKSVATNNIMCGGFRGFGAPQAFVALELHMEHIANKLGVDSLELKMKNLVKKGDKSSTGGTFRENILLPEIIDRVMEMSSYKERKKKLEEERKEGKLKGLGMSIFFHGGGFTGSGERDHIKAKVKLVKHPDERVEVLIANVEMGQGVQTSMRKIVAKALNIPVERTIHENPDTDRVPDSGPTVASRTTMVVGKLLYDAALKLKERWNESDRVEVMTQYKHPEGFSWDDNNFVGDAYNSYSWGSNIVELEVDPLTYQTKILNVWSVFDIGNAIDERIVKGQIDGGVLQGLGYAGIEVMTSSKGLLNQRTSTDYTIPTSKDTPNMESDLVCEPYYNGPFGAKAVGELTFIGAAPAYALAVENAIGKEINKIPLTPEYLMEVMNDDK
- a CDS encoding (2Fe-2S)-binding protein: MINKIKFTLNFEKVEIKTSAVRRLLDVLREDFDLKGVKEGCGEGECGACAVLMNGKIVHSCMVPIGQVEGKEIITIEGLQKTPRYNILKESFEDAGAVQCGFCTPGMIIASEALLREYPKPTDEQIREGISGNLCRCTGYNMIIDAVKLASKRGDGLW
- a CDS encoding FAD binding domain-containing protein, producing the protein MVEAYRPETLKEALDLIKEKDIILISGGTDLMVKRKRCSGVEPLFDKPVVFIKDLKELKNITFKDGVLTIGSACTCSEIANSPLVPDYLKKVVLSMASPGIRNMATIGGNICNSSPVGDTLPALYALEASLILESFRGRREIPINKFIVGPGRNIKEKDEILREIKLNIKDFNKILHRKVGTRNSIALAKLSFMGLSKVVDGKIKDIRLAFGAVGPTIINSKELEREIIKKGVINKEDIEEIKEKYSKIIKPIDDQRSKANYRKGVCLNLLGYYLENLM
- a CDS encoding XdhC family protein, producing the protein MIDVYEEIYKMKEKGQEGVVVTVVQRKGHGPANVGKKLLVYSNGEKLGTVGGGELEYLAIEKAKEVMKTKKHCMQSYDFTGKVKAKDVINTDMICGGLVTLYFEYIPVSERVYILGAGHVGKCLGDVLARLDYKTTVIDDREEIAEEVNKNHEILVGDYEEEIKKLDIKEGSYIIITGYTHEVDYKILKAVYEKDCKPKYIGMLASKVKGNFMIDKLKEEVNKELDLSILHAPIGLDIGGDKPEEIAISILAEIQAVRYDKKGNKHMTQNWA
- the dpaL gene encoding diaminopropionate ammonia-lyase; amino-acid sequence: MEEGIKWIKNKKSRQEGKKASVDFLSIEELQKVKKFHESFDVYSKTPLAKLDNLAKKLGVSEIFVKDESYRFGLNAFKVLGGSYAIGKFIAKELGVDIKDINFEKLRSEETRKKIGQITFTTATDGNHGRGVAWAAQQLGQKAVVYMPKGSSKTRLNNIKATGAEAFITDMNYDDAVRLSLKNANKYGWKIIQDTAWEGYEDVPVWIMQGYATMIIEAIEQMNGIGVERPTHVFVQAGVGSLAGAVQGVLASYYKENRPITAVVEPHEANCMYRSAVNGKITNVGGDMPTIMAGLACGEPNPIGWGILDSYSDIFVSCPDNIAAEGMRVLGNPLKGDDRVISGESGAVPAGFLYTILNDEKYKDIKEALKIDENSKILLISTEGDTDPDNYRKIVWDGCHPYK